The following are encoded in a window of Amycolatopsis lexingtonensis genomic DNA:
- the rplK gene encoding 50S ribosomal protein L11: protein MPPKKKKLAAIIKLQIKAGAANPAPPVGPALGQHGVNIMEFCKAYNAATESQRGDVVPVEISVYEDRSFDFKLKTPPAAKLLLKAAGVEKGSGEPHKTKVAKVTWDQVREIAKTKETDLNAHDIDQAAKIIAGTARSMGITVVDA from the coding sequence ATGCCACCCAAGAAGAAGAAGCTTGCGGCGATCATCAAGCTGCAGATCAAGGCGGGTGCGGCCAACCCCGCGCCGCCGGTCGGCCCGGCGCTGGGTCAGCACGGCGTCAACATCATGGAGTTCTGCAAGGCCTACAACGCCGCGACCGAGTCGCAGCGCGGGGACGTCGTCCCGGTCGAGATCTCCGTCTACGAAGACCGGTCGTTCGACTTCAAGCTGAAGACGCCGCCGGCCGCCAAGCTGCTGCTGAAGGCCGCGGGCGTGGAGAAGGGCTCCGGCGAGCCGCACAAGACCAAGGTCGCCAAGGTCACCTGGGACCAGGTCCGCGAGATCGCCAAGACCAAGGAGACCGACCTCAACGCGCACGACATCGACCAGGCCGCGAAGATCATCGCCGGCACTGCCCGGTCGATGGGCATCACGGTCGTCGACGCCTGA
- the nusG gene encoding transcription termination/antitermination protein NusG, with amino-acid sequence MTSDNGTSAGHDLTELSDEQVHAALGDEESEHLEPVEVSDEVDEAASVDEGASDEAAADDDVTDEAAEPEADDEDPVAKLRAELLAAPGEWYVVHSYAGYENKVKTNLETRTQTLDVEDYIFQIEVPTEEVTEIKNGQRKQVQRKVLPGYILVRMDLNDASWSAVRNTPGVTGFVGATSRPSPLTVDEVLKFLAPQVEKEAPAKASKGESAASAPLGAPAVEVDFEIGESVTVMDGPFATLPATISEVNVDGQKLKVLVSIFGRETPVELSFTQVSKI; translated from the coding sequence GTGACCTCCGACAACGGCACATCAGCCGGTCACGACCTGACCGAGCTTTCCGACGAGCAGGTGCACGCAGCACTCGGTGACGAGGAGTCCGAGCACCTGGAGCCCGTCGAGGTGTCCGACGAGGTCGACGAAGCCGCTTCCGTTGACGAGGGCGCTTCCGACGAGGCCGCCGCCGATGACGACGTGACCGACGAGGCCGCCGAGCCCGAGGCCGACGACGAGGACCCGGTCGCCAAGCTGCGCGCCGAGCTCCTCGCCGCGCCCGGCGAGTGGTACGTCGTGCACTCGTACGCCGGTTACGAGAACAAGGTGAAGACCAACCTCGAGACCCGGACGCAGACCCTGGACGTCGAGGACTACATCTTCCAGATCGAGGTCCCGACCGAAGAGGTCACCGAGATCAAGAACGGCCAGCGCAAGCAGGTGCAGCGCAAGGTGCTGCCCGGCTACATCCTGGTCCGGATGGACCTGAACGACGCCTCGTGGAGCGCGGTGCGCAACACGCCGGGTGTCACCGGGTTCGTCGGCGCCACCTCGCGGCCGTCGCCGCTGACCGTGGACGAGGTGCTGAAGTTCCTCGCCCCGCAGGTCGAGAAGGAAGCCCCGGCCAAGGCCAGCAAGGGCGAGTCCGCCGCGTCCGCGCCGCTCGGTGCCCCGGCCGTCGAGGTCGACTTCGAGATCGGCGAGTCGGTCACGGTCATGGACGGCCCGTTCGCGACGCTGCCGGCGACGATCTCCGAGGTCAACGTCGACGGGCAGAAGCTGAAGGTCCTGGTGTCGATCTTCGGCCGGGAGACCCCGGTCGAGCTGTCGTTCACGCAGGTCTCCAAGATCTGA
- the secE gene encoding preprotein translocase subunit SecE codes for MVVSDSDASGGEQEQDGNGQKPESPSRPVTAAARRERRATARPAGKSAARADDKTRPAGKSGEKTAPDAKGAPTPKRDQKAKKASVFARLMRFIREVWAELRKVIWPNRKQMVTYTAVVLVFVVFMVALVSVLDFAFKKGIGAIFG; via the coding sequence GTGGTCGTGAGCGACAGCGACGCCAGCGGCGGCGAGCAGGAGCAGGACGGCAACGGGCAGAAGCCCGAGAGCCCGTCCCGTCCCGTCACAGCCGCTGCCCGGCGTGAGCGCCGTGCGACCGCTCGTCCGGCGGGCAAGTCCGCGGCACGTGCGGACGACAAGACCCGCCCGGCCGGGAAGTCGGGGGAGAAGACCGCCCCCGACGCCAAGGGCGCTCCGACTCCGAAGCGGGATCAGAAGGCGAAGAAGGCCTCCGTGTTCGCACGGCTGATGCGCTTCATCCGCGAGGTGTGGGCGGAGCTGCGCAAGGTCATCTGGCCCAACCGCAAGCAGATGGTCACCTACACCGCGGTGGTGCTGGTCTTCGTGGTGTTCATGGTGGCACTGGTGAGCGTCTTGGACTTCGCGTTCAAGAAGGGCATCGGCGCGATCTTCGGCTGA
- a CDS encoding TIGR03619 family F420-dependent LLM class oxidoreductase — translation MTDTPGRMAVAGTRLGLALPQYGTLADPAAVARFATAAEDLGFGSLWVGDRILTPLAPSDLYPGGGTPEHPYPEEFETFADPFTTLATAAAVTRTARLGMSALTGPVYSPVLLARALTSLDLASSGRLDVGFGLGWLREEYFATGVPWEGRGKRLDAVLDALEALWTGDPVAHEGPQWRIAPSTVGLRPAQDPRPPVLLGGFSPPALARVGRRADGWLAGWMPKQHLDGLWSVAREAAERAGRDPGALRRVLRINPRQGTGVETAADVLPCLDVARELGISEVLVDLHYVARDVDHAVELAADLIAKAT, via the coding sequence ATGACGGACACCCCCGGTCGGATGGCGGTGGCCGGGACGCGCCTCGGGCTCGCGCTGCCCCAGTACGGCACCCTCGCCGACCCCGCCGCCGTCGCGCGCTTCGCGACCGCCGCGGAGGACCTCGGCTTCGGCTCGCTCTGGGTCGGCGACCGGATCCTGACGCCCTTGGCGCCGTCGGACCTGTACCCGGGCGGCGGGACGCCGGAGCACCCGTACCCCGAGGAGTTCGAGACCTTCGCCGACCCGTTCACGACGCTGGCCACCGCGGCCGCCGTGACCCGGACGGCCCGCCTGGGGATGAGCGCGCTGACCGGCCCGGTCTATTCCCCGGTCCTGCTCGCCAGGGCCCTGACCTCGCTCGACCTGGCCAGCTCGGGACGGCTGGACGTCGGGTTCGGGCTGGGCTGGCTGCGCGAGGAGTACTTCGCGACCGGCGTTCCGTGGGAGGGCCGGGGCAAGCGGCTCGACGCGGTGCTCGACGCGCTGGAAGCGTTGTGGACCGGCGACCCGGTGGCGCACGAAGGCCCGCAGTGGCGGATCGCGCCGTCCACGGTGGGCCTGCGCCCGGCACAGGACCCGCGGCCACCGGTGCTGCTCGGCGGGTTCTCCCCGCCGGCGCTGGCCCGGGTCGGGCGCCGCGCGGACGGCTGGCTGGCCGGGTGGATGCCGAAGCAGCACCTCGACGGCCTCTGGTCGGTCGCCCGCGAAGCCGCCGAGCGGGCCGGGCGCGACCCGGGCGCACTGCGCCGGGTGCTGCGGATCAACCCGCGCCAGGGCACCGGCGTCGAGACCGCCGCCGACGTCCTCCCCTGCCTCGACGTGGCCCGTGAGCTGGGCATTTCCGAAGTGCTCGTCGACCTGCACTACGTCGCGCGGGACGTCGACCACGCGGTGGAGCTCGCCGCGGACCTCATCGCCAAGGCGACCTGA
- a CDS encoding GntR family transcriptional regulator: protein MFVRIDPTSTVPLFEQVAASLRRSLADGSPAPGEQLPPARELAASLEINVHTVLRAYAVLRDEGLIDLRRRRGAVVLGGASAQARLAELVAELVREAKRAGVGLDELTGVLKEKYT, encoded by the coding sequence ATGTTCGTCCGGATCGATCCGACTTCGACCGTCCCGCTCTTCGAGCAGGTCGCGGCGTCGCTCCGCCGTTCGCTGGCCGACGGCAGCCCCGCGCCCGGGGAGCAGTTGCCGCCCGCCCGCGAGCTGGCGGCGTCGCTGGAGATCAACGTCCACACGGTGCTGCGGGCGTACGCGGTGCTGCGCGACGAGGGCCTGATCGACCTGCGGCGACGGCGCGGCGCGGTCGTGCTCGGCGGGGCTTCGGCCCAGGCCCGGCTCGCCGAACTGGTCGCGGAACTGGTCCGCGAGGCGAAGCGCGCGGGCGTCGGCCTGGACGAACTCACCGGGGTGCTGAAGGAGAAGTACACATGA
- a CDS encoding SGNH/GDSL hydrolase family protein: MAKKSGGGGCLVVVLVLALLGFGYYKWQHGSSSAPPDGADTGGGSGRYVALGDSYTSSPRTGRQAGTPAGCQRSDDNYPHLVSAKLKPAQFADVSCGGATTAHLTAPQKTDDGTNPAQLDAVTKDTTLVTLGIGGNDVGFFAYAAGCTTAHSTASPCKDKLTAGGHDQLAERIDAAAPKVGAILDRIHTKAPKAKVVVVGYPTVLPDGDGCWPVLPFGSGDIAYFREALGKLNKMLEDQADSHRAGYADTATPGKGHDVCSASDTRWVEGLLPASPAAPLHPNARGEQGMADAVLAVLKLP; the protein is encoded by the coding sequence GTGGCGAAGAAAAGCGGTGGGGGCGGCTGTCTCGTCGTCGTGCTCGTGCTCGCACTCCTGGGCTTCGGGTACTACAAGTGGCAGCACGGCTCGTCGTCGGCGCCACCGGACGGCGCGGACACCGGCGGGGGCAGCGGCCGGTACGTGGCGCTGGGCGACTCGTACACGTCGTCGCCGCGCACCGGGCGGCAGGCGGGCACCCCGGCGGGCTGCCAGCGCTCGGACGACAACTACCCGCACCTGGTCTCGGCGAAGCTGAAGCCGGCCCAGTTCGCCGACGTCAGCTGCGGTGGCGCGACCACCGCGCACCTGACCGCCCCGCAGAAGACCGACGACGGCACGAACCCGGCGCAGCTGGACGCCGTCACCAAGGACACGACGCTGGTGACCCTCGGCATCGGCGGCAACGACGTCGGCTTCTTCGCGTACGCGGCGGGCTGCACGACGGCGCACTCGACCGCGTCACCGTGCAAGGACAAGCTGACCGCGGGCGGGCACGACCAGCTCGCCGAGCGGATCGACGCGGCCGCCCCGAAGGTCGGCGCGATCCTCGACCGCATCCACACCAAGGCCCCGAAGGCGAAGGTCGTGGTCGTCGGCTACCCGACGGTTCTCCCGGACGGCGACGGCTGCTGGCCGGTGCTGCCCTTCGGCAGCGGCGACATCGCCTACTTCCGCGAAGCGCTGGGCAAGCTGAACAAGATGCTCGAGGACCAGGCGGACAGTCACCGCGCGGGCTACGCGGACACCGCGACGCCGGGCAAGGGCCACGACGTCTGCTCCGCGTCCGACACGCGGTGGGTCGAGGGCCTGCTGCCCGCGTCGCCGGCCGCCCCGCTGCACCCGAACGCGCGGGGTGAGCAGGGCATGGCCGACGCCGTGCTGGCGGTGCTGAAGCTGCCTTAG
- a CDS encoding MaoC family dehydratase, whose product MNTGDELPALEVRITREQLVRYAGAALDFNPIHWNEAFAKDVGLPDVIAHGMLTMAVAGRVVTDWLGDPGRMVDFSARFTRPVVVPNTPEGALVEITGKVGEVKDDGTARIDLVVKFDGKTVLGKPQALVRV is encoded by the coding sequence GTGAACACCGGCGACGAACTGCCCGCCCTCGAGGTCCGGATCACCCGCGAACAGCTGGTGCGCTACGCCGGCGCGGCGCTGGACTTCAACCCGATCCACTGGAACGAGGCGTTCGCGAAGGACGTCGGCCTCCCGGACGTCATCGCGCACGGCATGCTGACCATGGCCGTGGCCGGCCGCGTCGTGACCGACTGGCTCGGCGACCCGGGCCGGATGGTCGACTTCAGCGCCCGCTTCACCCGCCCGGTCGTCGTCCCGAACACGCCCGAGGGCGCGCTCGTGGAGATCACCGGGAAGGTCGGCGAAGTCAAGGACGACGGCACCGCCCGGATCGACCTCGTGGTGAAGTTCGACGGCAAGACGGTGCTCGGGAAGCCGCAGGCGCTCGTCCGGGTCTAA